Proteins encoded together in one Limnochordia bacterium window:
- the cbiB gene encoding adenosylcobinamide-phosphate synthase CbiB translates to MDQRLLLSLAVALDYLLGDPLWWPHPVCAIGWVISTYEGLIRCSRLSLKVGGYVLAGLTMLTVLMILTFLLWLARLVHPVVQRLLVVYFLYSSLAAKSLRVAAMKVYRALHEGDLEGARYQLSHIVGRDTQKLDRQGIIKAAVETVAENTIDGVLAPLFFIGLGIMFQVPVQLVYLYKTINTLDSMVGYVHEPYREIGYASAKLDDLVNLIPARVGSLLMLIAGALLGGDLKAGWRIWHRDHRKHKSPNSGHPEAVVAGLLQIQLGGSNTYFGQVVHKPTIGDFTRTPDEEDIRKAIRITYGAQVLGTLCFLVLL, encoded by the coding sequence ATGGATCAGCGCCTCCTGCTTTCTTTGGCTGTGGCCTTGGATTACCTATTGGGTGATCCTTTGTGGTGGCCCCATCCAGTCTGTGCCATCGGTTGGGTAATCAGTACCTACGAGGGTTTGATCAGATGTTCTAGACTTTCTTTGAAGGTGGGAGGCTATGTTCTTGCGGGGCTGACGATGCTTACTGTCCTGATGATCTTGACGTTCCTGCTCTGGTTGGCAAGACTGGTTCATCCAGTAGTTCAAAGGTTGCTTGTAGTCTATTTCCTCTACAGCTCCCTGGCCGCAAAGTCCTTGAGGGTTGCGGCAATGAAGGTGTATCGGGCCTTGCATGAAGGGGATCTTGAGGGGGCACGGTACCAACTTTCCCATATTGTGGGTCGGGATACCCAAAAGCTAGATCGCCAGGGGATCATTAAAGCCGCGGTGGAGACGGTGGCGGAGAACACCATTGATGGAGTCTTGGCCCCCCTTTTTTTCATTGGCCTGGGGATCATGTTTCAGGTACCGGTGCAACTTGTCTATCTATACAAGACGATCAATACCCTAGACTCCATGGTGGGGTATGTGCATGAGCCTTACCGGGAGATTGGCTATGCCTCTGCCAAACTAGATGATCTGGTAAATCTCATTCCAGCCCGGGTGGGTAGCCTGCTCATGTTAATCGCAGGTGCACTGCTTGGGGGAGATCTGAAGGCAGGATGGCGGATTTGGCACAGGGACCACAGAAAACACAAGAGCCCCAACAGCGGTCATCCCGAAGCAGTTGTAGCAGGATTGCTACAGATTCAGTTGGGAGGAAGCAATACCTATTTTGGACAGGTGGTGCACAAACCCACCATTGGGGATTTCACCAGAACCCCAGATGAAGAAGATATCAGGAAGGCAATTCGGATCACCTATGGTGCCCAGGTGCTCGGTACTTTGTGTTTTCTGGTGTTGTTGTAG
- a CDS encoding cobyric acid synthase: protein MAKRMMIQGTASSVGKSLLVTALCRIFYQEGYRVAPFKSQNMASNTFVTKAGQEIARSQAVQAAACGMEPTYQINPIVLKPTGPKQSQLIINGEVVGFMSAQDYHEQKPALRKVVKEAYDQLSKDYDVIVIEGAGSPAEINLREHDLVNMGLAELVDAPVILVGDISLGGVFAALYGTLMLLSPGEQARIKGFIINKFIGDPLLLQPGIDLIQERMAKPCLGVLPYLEAKDLDYDRLADAIRGNIDLDKMKQIMGL from the coding sequence TTGGCTAAACGCATGATGATTCAAGGAACTGCTTCCTCTGTGGGTAAAAGTCTTCTGGTCACCGCTCTGTGTCGCATTTTTTACCAGGAGGGTTACCGGGTTGCTCCCTTCAAATCCCAGAACATGGCGTCAAATACCTTTGTGACGAAAGCGGGCCAGGAAATCGCCAGATCCCAAGCAGTTCAAGCTGCAGCCTGCGGCATGGAGCCAACGTATCAGATTAACCCGATTGTACTTAAACCTACTGGTCCAAAGCAAAGTCAGTTGATCATCAACGGTGAAGTGGTCGGTTTCATGAGTGCGCAGGACTATCATGAACAGAAGCCTGCCTTAAGAAAAGTGGTCAAAGAGGCCTACGACCAATTGAGCAAAGATTACGATGTGATTGTCATTGAAGGTGCGGGTAGCCCTGCGGAGATCAACCTACGGGAGCATGATTTGGTCAATATGGGGCTGGCAGAACTGGTGGATGCGCCAGTGATTCTCGTCGGCGATATCAGCTTAGGTGGGGTCTTTGCCGCCCTGTACGGCACATTGATGCTACTAAGCCCCGGGGAGCAAGCTCGAATTAAGGGCTTTATCATCAACAAGTTTATTGGAGACCCGCTTCTTTTACAACCAGGTATTGACCTGATCCAAGAGCGCATGGCGAAACCCTGTTTAGGCGTATTACCCTATCTAGAAGCGAAAGATTTGGACTATGACCGATTGGCTGATGCCATCAGGGGCAACATCGATCTAGACAAAATGAAACAAATCATGGGGTTATAA
- a CDS encoding FAD-dependent oxidoreductase produces the protein MAHIVIVGAGAAGAAAAQALRNRLDDTHRLTIIEQDDVVYFQPTFLWLITGRRKLRDTGLPVGRLHTDGIEVIVSRVTDIDVERNTIYYNESSPMHYDYLILAPGVDTSGNEDENLMETGHNLYSIEGAVAIREQLHRMTSGRIILMATSRPFKCPPALYEMALLLAEWFHKRGLLHVELCVYTPETTPFEQAGPKLGQALIQLLEERGVFLFTDQHYLGVDPQRKTVRFTNSDVSYDLLIYIPTHRPPDFVRDTGLTDEYGWMNVDPFTLETKYSNVYGIGDVTRITPPSGIDLPKTGAYAHFQAWVAADNINSKLAHKPPDRFFGGISGCIIETSSNKAVAMFNDLYKEEPQTVVFPESRFWQPGKYLIERLWRKEHN, from the coding sequence ATGGCCCATATAGTGATCGTGGGAGCAGGAGCGGCCGGAGCTGCTGCCGCTCAGGCCCTGCGCAACAGACTCGATGATACTCACCGACTAACCATCATTGAACAGGATGATGTGGTCTACTTTCAACCAACCTTTCTTTGGTTGATCACAGGCAGGAGAAAGCTCAGGGATACGGGGTTACCCGTAGGTCGTCTTCATACCGATGGCATAGAGGTTATTGTCTCCCGGGTGACAGACATTGATGTTGAACGTAATACCATTTACTACAATGAGAGTAGTCCTATGCACTACGACTATTTGATCCTCGCCCCCGGTGTGGACACATCAGGCAACGAAGATGAGAACCTGATGGAAACAGGCCACAACCTGTATAGCATTGAGGGAGCCGTAGCCATACGGGAGCAACTTCACAGGATGACCAGTGGAAGGATCATACTGATGGCCACATCAAGACCTTTTAAGTGTCCCCCGGCACTGTACGAAATGGCTCTCTTGCTAGCGGAATGGTTCCACAAGCGAGGCCTTCTCCATGTGGAACTCTGTGTTTATACACCCGAGACTACCCCCTTTGAACAGGCTGGCCCCAAACTAGGACAAGCCCTCATTCAGCTGTTGGAGGAACGAGGAGTCTTTTTGTTTACGGACCAGCACTATCTCGGGGTTGACCCCCAGCGTAAGACTGTACGATTCACAAATAGTGATGTCAGCTATGATCTTTTGATCTATATACCAACACATCGACCACCGGATTTTGTCAGGGACACAGGCCTGACAGATGAGTACGGATGGATGAATGTCGATCCTTTTACGTTAGAGACCAAATATTCCAACGTCTATGGAATTGGTGATGTAACGCGTATTACCCCTCCGTCGGGGATTGATCTGCCAAAAACAGGAGCCTATGCCCATTTCCAGGCGTGGGTCGCGGCGGATAATATTAATTCAAAACTCGCACACAAACCACCAGACCGCTTCTTCGGTGGGATAAGTGGTTGTATTATTGAGACATCGAGCAATAAAGCGGTTGCCATGTTCAATGATCTGTATAAAGAGGAACCCCAAACCGTAGTCTTTCCCGAAAGCCGATTCTGGCAGCCAGGTAAGTACCTAATCGAACGACTTTGGCGCAAGGAACACAACTAG
- a CDS encoding FadR family transcriptional regulator, protein MLETFAVEKRPLYEQVAEQLRKFIIHQNLQPGDRLPSEEDLASIFGVGRSSVREAVKSLSVLGIVDARRREGTIVKNVDPTQFIENIAYGLYFSPEGLQELHHLRSIMELGLIQYIGSNESLRARTVKQLKKNLDEMETIIDDDHEFGVVDLKFHETFFRCVNSEVIEMFASVVNDFFVHSQSLYGLSYAGNKQTRILNEHRRITEALEKGDLLEATQALTTHFSWFNKELVKEYAQSENNKDCC, encoded by the coding sequence TTGTTAGAAACATTTGCTGTGGAAAAGCGTCCGTTATATGAGCAAGTAGCGGAGCAATTACGAAAATTTATTATCCATCAAAACCTGCAACCCGGGGATAGGCTGCCATCCGAAGAGGATCTTGCTTCGATCTTCGGCGTGGGACGTTCATCTGTGCGTGAGGCGGTAAAGAGTCTCTCTGTCCTAGGTATTGTAGATGCCCGTAGAAGAGAAGGCACAATTGTTAAGAACGTGGATCCGACACAATTTATCGAGAACATCGCCTATGGTTTATATTTTAGCCCTGAAGGGCTTCAGGAATTACATCATCTTCGATCTATTATGGAGCTTGGCTTAATACAATACATTGGTAGTAACGAAAGCTTACGGGCAAGAACAGTGAAGCAACTGAAAAAGAACCTCGATGAAATGGAGACTATAATAGACGATGACCACGAATTTGGGGTTGTGGATCTCAAGTTTCATGAGACCTTTTTCCGTTGCGTTAATAGCGAAGTGATCGAGATGTTTGCATCGGTGGTTAACGACTTCTTCGTGCATAGTCAAAGCCTCTATGGATTAAGCTATGCAGGTAATAAGCAAACCAGGATTCTGAATGAACATCGCCGGATTACCGAGGCCTTAGAAAAAGGAGACCTTTTGGAGGCAACACAGGCGTTGACAACCCACTTCTCATGGTTTAACAAGGAATTAGTCAAGGAGTATGCTCAATCGGAAAACAACAAGGACTGTTGTTGA